The Terracoccus luteus genome includes a region encoding these proteins:
- the xylA gene encoding xylose isomerase, with translation MPVKPTPADKFSFGLWTVGWEARDQFGDASRPALDPIESVRRLAELGAWGVTFHDDDLVPFGSSDAVRDDIIKRFRAALDETGIVCEMVTTNTFSHPIFKDGAFTSNNREVRRYGLRKVIRNVDLAAELGAETFVMWGGREGSEYDGAKDVNAALDRYREGIDTVAAYIKEKGYGLKIALEPKPNEPRGDILLPTVGHALGFIAELEHGDIVGLNPEVGHEQMAGLNYTAGIAQALWAEKLFHIDLNGQRSIKYDQDLVFGHGDLLSAFFTVDLIENGFPGGGPRYDGPRHFDYKPSRTEDVDGVWVSAAANMSTYLLLKERALAYRADPEVQAALEASKVLELSKPTLGEGESLADLLATPAAFEELDVDAVAAEGYAFVHLNQLAVEHALGGR, from the coding sequence ATGCCCGTCAAGCCCACCCCTGCAGACAAGTTCTCGTTCGGACTGTGGACCGTCGGCTGGGAGGCCCGCGACCAGTTCGGTGACGCGTCCCGCCCGGCGCTCGACCCGATCGAGTCCGTGCGCCGCCTCGCCGAGCTCGGTGCCTGGGGCGTCACGTTCCACGACGACGACCTCGTGCCCTTCGGCAGCTCCGACGCGGTGCGCGACGACATCATCAAGCGCTTCCGGGCCGCCCTCGACGAGACCGGCATCGTCTGCGAGATGGTGACGACGAACACCTTCAGCCACCCGATCTTCAAGGACGGCGCCTTCACCTCCAACAACCGCGAGGTGCGCCGCTACGGCCTGCGCAAGGTCATCCGCAACGTCGACCTCGCCGCCGAGCTGGGCGCCGAGACCTTCGTCATGTGGGGTGGCCGCGAGGGGTCGGAGTACGACGGCGCCAAGGACGTCAACGCCGCCCTCGACCGCTACCGCGAGGGCATCGACACCGTCGCCGCCTACATCAAGGAGAAGGGCTACGGCCTGAAGATCGCGCTCGAGCCGAAGCCGAACGAGCCGCGCGGCGACATCCTGCTGCCGACCGTCGGCCACGCCCTCGGCTTCATCGCCGAGCTCGAGCACGGCGACATCGTCGGCCTCAACCCCGAGGTGGGCCACGAGCAGATGGCCGGGCTCAACTACACCGCCGGCATCGCCCAGGCGCTGTGGGCCGAGAAGCTCTTCCACATCGACCTCAACGGCCAGCGCTCGATCAAGTACGACCAGGACCTCGTCTTCGGTCACGGCGACCTGCTCTCGGCCTTCTTCACCGTCGACCTCATCGAGAACGGCTTCCCGGGAGGTGGGCCCCGCTACGACGGGCCGCGCCACTTCGACTACAAGCCCTCGCGCACCGAGGACGTCGACGGCGTGTGGGTCTCGGCGGCGGCCAACATGAGCACCTACCTGCTGCTCAAGGAGCGCGCCCTCGCCTACCGGGCCGATCCCGAGGTGCAGGCCGCCCTCGAGGCGAGCAAGGTGCTCGAGCTGTCGAAGCCCACCCTCGGCGAGGGCGAGAGCCTCGCCGACCTGCTCGCCACCCCGGCCGCGTTCGAGGAGCTCGACGTCGACGCGGTGGCCGCCGAGGGCTACGCCTTCGTGCACCTGAACCAGCTGGCCGTCGAACACGCCCTCGGCGGTCGCTGA
- a CDS encoding YciI family protein produces MPQYLVYFNQQWVGDHDEAWFRSRVEPSTAVVRDMQRQGVLVYAGGLVEELEEAASADATSGEVIVTDGPFAETKEWLGGLTIIDVPDDESAREWAGRVAEGCGWPQEVRRFKDGSLQAVTRQG; encoded by the coding sequence ATGCCGCAGTACCTCGTCTACTTCAACCAGCAGTGGGTGGGCGACCACGACGAGGCGTGGTTCCGGTCCCGCGTCGAACCGTCGACCGCAGTCGTGCGGGACATGCAGCGGCAAGGCGTCCTCGTCTACGCCGGCGGCCTCGTCGAGGAGCTCGAGGAGGCGGCCAGCGCCGACGCCACGAGCGGCGAGGTGATCGTCACCGACGGGCCGTTCGCCGAGACCAAGGAGTGGCTGGGCGGCCTGACCATCATCGACGTGCCCGACGACGAGTCGGCCCGGGAGTGGGCCGGTCGGGTGGCCGAGGGGTGCGGGTGGCCGCAGGAGGTGCGGCGCTTCAAGGACGGCTCGTTGCAGGCGGTCACCCGCCAGGGCTGA
- a CDS encoding ROK family protein has translation MTSQRMPGGRSGVRQASLRSQNLALVLGEIYEATRPTTRARVAAALDITRATASDLVERLVDADLVDELAPEAATTPGRPGVVVAPSSDGVAALGLEIQVDHLTAQVLALDGTVLGRAQAPGDHRDSDPRRVTRELARLAGRALETLPTRTRLLGACVSVPALLRSGGSVVQLAPNLGWTDVDLAALLDRQAPLTGIRVEVGNDADLSALAETRARSRADGSPRGEQSFLYLAGEVGIGGAVVIGGETTRGRHGWSGEIGHVVVDRSGPRCACGATGCLEQYAGLDVIRRRAGLGLGATPADLLTRVPRGVRAGRALGWAAEAIGVAVASTLNIVDVDRVVLGGVYAELFDHLAAGIEAEVAQRVLAARWAPVAVERAVAGPGSAVTGAALRVLERVVADPASFIEAGA, from the coding sequence GTGACGAGCCAGCGGATGCCGGGCGGACGTAGTGGTGTGCGCCAGGCCTCGCTGCGCTCGCAGAACCTCGCGCTCGTGCTCGGGGAGATCTACGAGGCCACCCGGCCGACCACCCGGGCCAGGGTCGCGGCAGCCCTCGACATCACGCGGGCCACCGCCTCCGACCTCGTCGAGCGCCTCGTCGACGCCGACCTCGTCGACGAGCTGGCACCCGAGGCGGCCACGACCCCCGGCCGGCCCGGGGTCGTCGTCGCGCCGTCGTCCGACGGGGTCGCGGCCCTCGGGCTCGAGATCCAGGTCGACCACCTCACCGCGCAGGTGCTCGCCCTCGACGGCACCGTGCTCGGCCGCGCCCAGGCCCCCGGCGACCACCGCGACAGCGACCCCCGGCGGGTCACCCGCGAGCTCGCCCGGCTCGCGGGCCGCGCCCTCGAGACCCTCCCCACCCGCACCCGGCTGCTCGGCGCCTGCGTCTCGGTCCCGGCGCTGCTGCGCTCCGGCGGCAGCGTCGTGCAGCTCGCCCCGAACCTCGGCTGGACCGACGTCGACCTCGCGGCCCTGCTCGACCGGCAGGCCCCGCTCACCGGCATCCGCGTCGAGGTGGGCAACGACGCCGACCTCTCCGCCCTGGCCGAGACACGGGCCCGCTCCCGGGCCGACGGCTCCCCCCGGGGCGAGCAGAGCTTCCTCTACCTCGCCGGCGAGGTCGGCATCGGCGGGGCCGTCGTCATCGGCGGCGAGACCACGCGCGGACGGCACGGCTGGTCGGGCGAGATCGGCCACGTCGTGGTCGACCGCTCGGGCCCGCGCTGCGCGTGCGGCGCCACCGGCTGCCTCGAGCAGTACGCGGGCCTCGACGTCATCCGGCGCCGGGCCGGCCTCGGTCTCGGCGCCACCCCGGCCGACCTGCTCACCCGCGTGCCGCGCGGCGTCCGGGCCGGACGCGCCCTCGGGTGGGCGGCGGAGGCGATCGGCGTCGCCGTGGCCAGCACCCTCAACATCGTCGACGTCGACCGCGTCGTGCTCGGCGGGGTGTACGCCGAGCTCTTCGACCACCTGGCCGCCGGCATCGAGGCCGAGGTCGCCCAGCGCGTGCTCGCCGCGCGCTGGGCGCCGGTCGCCGTCGAGCGGGCCGTGGCCGGCCCCGGCTCGGCCGTGACCGGCGCCGCGCTGCGGGTGCTCGAGCGGGTCGTCGCCGACCCCGCCTCGTTCATCGAGGCCGGCGCCTGA